CGGGATCGGTGGCCGTGCCGGCCCGGCGCTGCGCGGCACGTGCGGTGTTCGCGTGTCGGCGCGCGTGCCGCTCGATCTGCATGCGCACATCGTCGGAGATGCTCGGTTCCGCGGCGAGCAGGATGGCCAGCAGGTCCGGATCCTGGCCGGTGAACAGGTCACGGACGGTGACGCCGTGATCGGGCACATGCTGCACTGTCACCGTGTCGCCCGCGCCGATCGTGCCCTCGGTGAGCACCTGGAAGTAGGCGCCGGTGTCGCTGCGCAGCGTGAACCGCTTGACCCACTGGGCTTCTCCGCTCCAATGCTGGAACGTCGCGCACGGCACGCGGGGCGCGCTGACCTCGAGCAAGGTGTCGCCGATGCTCAGGCGGGCGCCGAAAACCGCGTCGCTGATCGGCAATCCGGACACACGGAGATTCTCGCCGAACCAGCCCGCGGGCAACTCCCGATCGAGTTCGCCGGCCCAGCGCCGGGCGTCCTCGTCGGCGTAGGCGTAGACCGCCTGGTGTACGCCGCCGTGGTGGGCGGTGTCGCAGACGTGGTCGCCGTCGAGTCCCAGCGCCCGCACCGGAACGCGGTCCGGGCGCGGTCGCTTGTCGATGGCGGAGCGGCCGACCCGGGTGGGTACCTCGATCTCGGCGTGCACCACGCACACCGCGAGCACTTCGCCGGTGTCACCGGGTCGCATGGACGCTCCTTTCGCGGAGTGTTCTGGTCGGTGGGTGCGCGCTGCCGGCACGGTGGCGCAGCGCCATGCGGCTTGCGCCCCTTCGGAATTCGATCGACATCGGTGGGTCAGCGGCCGCGCAGCCGGTCGACGGCGAGCCTGCCCGCCTGCGGTGA
This genomic stretch from Nocardia brasiliensis ATCC 700358 harbors:
- a CDS encoding MOSC domain-containing protein, encoding MRPGDTGEVLAVCVVHAEIEVPTRVGRSAIDKRPRPDRVPVRALGLDGDHVCDTAHHGGVHQAVYAYADEDARRWAGELDRELPAGWFGENLRVSGLPISDAVFGARLSIGDTLLEVSAPRVPCATFQHWSGEAQWVKRFTLRSDTGAYFQVLTEGTIGAGDTVTVQHVPDHGVTVRDLFTGQDPDLLAILLAAEPSISDDVRMQIERHARRHANTARAAQRRAGTATDPGVADRHAAELDTGAQL